One genomic region from uncultured Cohaesibacter sp. encodes:
- a CDS encoding LysE family translocator codes for MFDHFPFLAIILALAALTMAPGMDTVLVLRNAARGGFSDGFTTSFGICSGLFVHATISALGLSVILLQSAYLFTLLKFAGALFIVYLAFQSLLAAWRGHGLVVASEGARRVSLVTSFREGILSNVLNPKPILFYMMFLPQFIDPTQSALWQSLLVAGIHFLLGMIWQGGLALMVHKARRFLARPAIARTLNGATGLLLLGFGIKLALTHR; via the coding sequence ATGTTTGATCACTTTCCCTTCCTCGCCATCATTCTGGCTCTGGCTGCGCTGACCATGGCGCCGGGGATGGATACGGTTCTCGTGTTGCGCAATGCTGCGCGTGGCGGCTTTTCCGATGGCTTTACCACCAGCTTTGGCATCTGCTCAGGGCTTTTCGTGCATGCCACCATTTCGGCGTTGGGATTATCGGTGATCCTGCTGCAATCGGCCTATCTGTTCACTCTGCTCAAATTTGCCGGTGCACTCTTCATTGTCTATCTCGCCTTCCAATCTTTGCTGGCAGCTTGGCGCGGGCATGGGCTCGTCGTAGCGAGCGAAGGCGCACGGCGCGTATCCCTCGTCACTTCTTTTCGTGAGGGCATTCTCTCCAATGTGCTCAACCCGAAACCGATCCTTTTTTACATGATGTTTCTGCCTCAGTTTATTGATCCGACCCAATCGGCTCTGTGGCAGTCGCTTTTGGTGGCGGGTATCCATTTTCTGTTGGGCATGATCTGGCAAGGAGGGCTGGCGCTCATGGTGCACAAGGCACGCCGGTTTCTGGCCCGTCCAGCGATTGCGCGCACCCTTAATGGCGCCACTGGGCTGCTTCTTCTAGGGTTCGGCATCAAACTGGCTCTTACACATCGCTAA
- a CDS encoding TlyA family RNA methyltransferase — MEKLRLDQALVERGLCASRARARDAIKRGFAQVDGKPATKASQMVGPQVALSINDPAAGYVSRAALKLIGGLDHFDFDPAGRVAVDIGASTGGFCQVLLERGAAAVYGIDVGHDQMHPSLLDNPKLHSLEGVNARHLDRTHVPDAFSALVSDVSFISLRLALPAALEMAEPGAFAVLLVKPQFEVGKKGIGKGGIVRDPAEGERAAHDIARWLAGDEDPACHGWQIRELIPSPILGGDGNKEYLLGAVKDA; from the coding sequence ATGGAAAAGCTGCGGCTTGATCAGGCCCTCGTGGAGCGTGGCCTTTGCGCCAGCCGGGCGCGGGCGCGCGACGCCATCAAGCGCGGTTTTGCACAAGTGGATGGCAAGCCCGCCACCAAAGCCAGCCAGATGGTCGGCCCACAGGTAGCGCTCTCCATCAATGATCCGGCAGCTGGCTATGTCTCCCGCGCCGCACTGAAGCTGATTGGCGGACTGGATCATTTCGACTTTGATCCTGCAGGGCGCGTGGCCGTTGACATCGGAGCATCAACCGGCGGCTTTTGTCAGGTGCTGCTGGAGCGCGGGGCCGCGGCGGTTTATGGCATTGACGTCGGGCATGATCAGATGCATCCGAGCCTGTTGGACAATCCCAAGCTTCATTCACTGGAAGGCGTCAATGCGCGCCATCTGGACCGCACTCACGTGCCTGATGCGTTCAGCGCCCTCGTCAGCGATGTCTCCTTCATCTCCTTGCGGCTGGCGCTGCCTGCCGCTTTGGAAATGGCCGAGCCAGGAGCCTTCGCCGTGTTGCTGGTCAAACCCCAGTTTGAGGTGGGTAAAAAGGGCATCGGCAAGGGGGGCATCGTGCGAGACCCCGCCGAAGGGGAACGCGCAGCACACGACATTGCCCGTTGGCTGGCTGGAGACGAAGACCCCGCCTGTCATGGTTGGCAGATACGCGAATTGATCCCCTCGCCCATTCTTGGCGGCGATGGCAACAAGGAATATCTGCTCGGCGCGGTTAAAGACGCTTAA
- the ubiA gene encoding 4-hydroxybenzoate octaprenyltransferase gives MKDQATLGEGRVADAVRGHWADTLLPAWFRPYARLSRLERPIGWWLLLWPCLWSLTLAVSTAQAGTLPPIEHILWYGFAFWLGAVAMRGAGCTYNDIVDQDIDEKVERTRSRPLPSHQVSRRFAGVWLAAQLLIGLFVLLQFNSYTIWLGFASLSVVAIYPFMKRITHWPQLVLGLAFSWGALVGWTSITGQLALAPVLMYLGAIVWTIGYDTIYAHQDKEDDVMIGVKSTALLFAENTRAWLSLFYAVMVVCMAGCFAVSGVSWPAFVGLAVAGLHMGWQLWKLEIDNGGQCLTLFRSNTQIGWIIFAGLLVSIWL, from the coding sequence ATGAAGGATCAGGCGACACTGGGTGAGGGGCGCGTTGCAGATGCAGTGCGTGGCCACTGGGCAGACACTTTGTTGCCCGCGTGGTTCCGTCCCTATGCGCGTCTGTCCCGACTTGAGCGTCCCATCGGCTGGTGGCTGCTGCTCTGGCCCTGCCTGTGGTCGCTGACGCTTGCGGTTTCTACAGCACAAGCCGGCACATTGCCGCCGATCGAGCATATCCTCTGGTATGGATTTGCCTTCTGGCTGGGCGCTGTTGCCATGCGCGGCGCCGGTTGCACCTATAACGATATTGTCGATCAGGATATTGACGAGAAGGTGGAGCGTACACGCTCACGCCCTTTGCCCAGCCATCAGGTTTCCCGCCGCTTTGCCGGGGTGTGGCTCGCGGCCCAGTTGCTGATCGGCCTGTTCGTTCTGCTGCAATTTAACAGCTACACCATCTGGCTTGGATTTGCCTCGCTGAGCGTCGTGGCCATCTATCCTTTCATGAAGCGCATCACCCATTGGCCGCAGCTCGTGCTCGGGCTGGCCTTTTCATGGGGCGCGCTGGTTGGCTGGACATCCATCACGGGCCAGTTGGCGTTGGCACCGGTTCTGATGTATTTGGGGGCTATCGTCTGGACCATCGGCTATGACACCATTTATGCCCATCAGGACAAGGAAGACGATGTCATGATTGGCGTGAAATCCACCGCGCTGCTCTTTGCTGAAAATACTCGCGCCTGGCTTTCGCTTTTCTATGCTGTGATGGTTGTGTGCATGGCGGGCTGCTTTGCCGTATCCGGCGTTTCCTGGCCTGCCTTTGTCGGGCTGGCGGTTGCGGGTCTACATATGGGCTGGCAGCTCTGGAAGCTCGAAATTGACAATGGCGGCCAGTGCCTTACGCTGTTCCGTTCCAACACGCAAATCGGCTGGATCATCTTTGCCGGATTGTTGGTCAGCATCTGGCTCTAG
- a CDS encoding LrgB family protein, which translates to MQSLTTLWEHLSESPLLYLTLTLIAYQIGLYLYQKSGKKPLVNPVLIAIVLLVLLLLVTGTPYERYFEGASFLHFLLGPATVALAIPLYRQFEKVRKSALAISISLLTGSAVSAVSSVLIAWALGGSKQSFLSLAPKSVTTPVSMGITEALGGVPSLTAVLVIVTGILGAALGPTVLNIVRVKSWAARGLAIGTAAHGLGTARKLQVNEEAGAFSGLAMGLNALATAILLPIVWYWFF; encoded by the coding sequence ATGCAATCCCTCACCACGCTCTGGGAGCATTTGAGCGAAAGCCCCCTGCTCTATCTCACGCTCACCCTGATCGCCTATCAGATCGGCCTGTATCTTTATCAGAAGTCCGGCAAAAAGCCGCTTGTCAATCCGGTGCTGATCGCCATCGTTCTTCTGGTCCTATTGTTGCTGGTTACCGGCACCCCCTATGAGCGCTATTTCGAGGGCGCCTCATTCCTGCATTTCCTGTTGGGTCCGGCAACGGTGGCGCTGGCCATTCCGCTTTATCGGCAGTTTGAAAAGGTGCGCAAGTCAGCACTGGCCATCTCTATCAGCCTTCTTACCGGCTCCGCCGTCTCGGCAGTGTCTTCGGTATTGATCGCCTGGGCGCTTGGTGGCTCTAAGCAATCCTTCCTGTCGCTGGCACCAAAGTCTGTTACGACTCCGGTTTCCATGGGCATTACCGAAGCACTTGGCGGAGTGCCGTCTCTCACCGCTGTGCTGGTCATCGTCACCGGCATCCTGGGAGCCGCTCTTGGGCCAACCGTGCTCAATATCGTGCGCGTCAAAAGCTGGGCGGCCCGAGGCCTTGCCATTGGCACGGCGGCACATGGTTTGGGCACCGCGCGCAAGCTGCAGGTGAATGAAGAGGCTGGCGCCTTTTCCGGCCTTGCTATGGGGCTCAATGCGCTGGCGACAGCCATTTTGCTGCCTATTGTCTGGTACTGGTTTTTCTAG
- the poxB gene encoding ubiquinone-dependent pyruvate dehydrogenase, giving the protein MSESIANFVARTLAQAGIERIWGVTGDSLNGISDSLHRQKKIRWMGTRHEEAAAFAAGAEAHLTGELSVCAGSCGPGNLHLINGLFDCQRNHVPVLAIAAHIPSSEIGSGYFQETHPQELFKECSVYCEMVSTPEQMPYVLEMAMRNAILKKGVAVVVLPGDIALKAMPENVDVRWSKPALPVALPAEEELDKLAAILNSAKRPTLLCGAGCAGAHAELIKLAETIKSPIVHALRGKEHVEWDNPYDVGMTGLIGFSSGYHAMENADTLVILGSGFPYRAFYPADAKIVQLDISPDALGAHTQIDLGLVGQVKPTLAALLPKLKEKKDDSFLKTAIKHYKKAREGLDELAKPSKSKRDIHPQYLAKVIGEKAAEDAIFTADVGTPTVWAARYLEMNGKRNLIGSFNHGSMANAMVQAIGAQAAAPDRQVIALCGDGGFSMLMGDIFTIKQLDLPVKMIVFHNRSLGFVAMEMKAGGYISDDTDLNDPDFVKIAEAIGIDGMRVEDDAELPAKMEEFLAKPGPGLMDVMVAKQELAMPPKIKVEQAKGFSVYMMRAILSGRGEELVELTKTNWLR; this is encoded by the coding sequence ATGAGCGAATCCATAGCCAATTTTGTCGCAAGAACGCTTGCCCAGGCCGGTATCGAACGCATCTGGGGCGTGACCGGTGACTCCCTCAACGGCATCAGTGACAGCCTGCACCGGCAAAAGAAAATCCGCTGGATGGGCACTCGTCACGAAGAGGCCGCCGCTTTTGCTGCTGGCGCCGAAGCCCATCTGACCGGCGAGCTGTCCGTTTGCGCGGGGTCTTGTGGCCCAGGAAACCTGCATCTGATCAACGGGCTGTTCGATTGCCAACGCAACCATGTGCCGGTTCTGGCAATTGCCGCTCATATCCCGTCTTCCGAAATCGGCTCGGGATATTTTCAGGAGACCCATCCGCAGGAACTGTTCAAGGAATGCAGCGTCTATTGTGAAATGGTCAGCACGCCTGAGCAGATGCCTTATGTGCTGGAAATGGCCATGCGCAATGCGATTTTGAAAAAGGGCGTTGCCGTCGTGGTGCTGCCCGGTGATATCGCCCTTAAGGCCATGCCTGAAAACGTGGACGTGCGCTGGTCCAAACCGGCCTTGCCGGTTGCTCTGCCCGCCGAAGAAGAGTTGGACAAGCTGGCGGCCATCCTCAATAGCGCGAAACGGCCAACGCTTCTTTGCGGTGCTGGCTGCGCTGGTGCCCATGCAGAACTCATCAAGCTGGCCGAAACCATCAAGTCGCCCATCGTCCATGCTCTGCGTGGCAAGGAACATGTGGAATGGGACAATCCCTATGATGTGGGCATGACCGGCCTTATCGGTTTCTCCTCAGGCTATCATGCCATGGAAAATGCCGACACGCTGGTTATCCTCGGCTCTGGCTTCCCCTATCGCGCCTTCTATCCGGCCGATGCCAAAATCGTGCAGCTGGATATCAGCCCCGACGCCTTGGGCGCTCACACCCAGATCGATCTGGGCCTAGTGGGGCAGGTGAAACCAACCCTTGCTGCGCTTCTGCCCAAGCTGAAAGAAAAGAAGGACGATAGCTTCCTTAAAACCGCTATCAAGCATTACAAGAAAGCTCGTGAAGGGCTGGATGAGCTGGCCAAGCCAAGCAAATCCAAACGGGATATCCACCCGCAATATCTTGCCAAGGTCATTGGCGAGAAAGCAGCTGAGGATGCCATCTTCACCGCCGACGTGGGTACGCCAACCGTCTGGGCTGCGCGCTATCTGGAAATGAACGGCAAGCGCAACCTGATCGGCTCCTTCAACCACGGCTCCATGGCCAACGCCATGGTGCAGGCCATTGGCGCACAGGCTGCCGCACCGGATCGGCAAGTGATCGCCCTTTGCGGCGATGGTGGCTTTTCTATGTTGATGGGGGATATCTTCACCATCAAACAGCTTGATCTGCCGGTCAAGATGATCGTCTTCCATAACCGCTCGCTCGGTTTTGTGGCCATGGAAATGAAGGCTGGCGGCTATATCTCCGATGACACAGATCTGAACGATCCTGATTTCGTCAAGATAGCCGAGGCCATCGGCATCGACGGCATGCGCGTTGAAGATGATGCGGAATTGCCCGCCAAGATGGAAGAGTTCCTAGCCAAACCGGGACCAGGCCTGATGGACGTCATGGTCGCCAAGCAAGAGCTGGCCATGCCGCCGAAGATCAAGGTCGAACAGGCCAAGGGCTTCAGCGTCTATATGATGCGGGCCATCCTGTCTGGCCGTGGCGAAGAGCTGGTGGAGCTGACCAAGACCAACTGGCTGCGCTGA
- the dxs gene encoding 1-deoxy-D-xylulose-5-phosphate synthase, with amino-acid sequence MSKTPTLDSIKSIEDIRSMDMEQLKALADDVRTETIDAVSVTGGHLGAGLGVVELTVALHHVFNTPNDRVIWDVGHQSYPHKILTGRRDRIRTLRQPGGLSGFTKRSESEFDPFGTGHSSTSISAGLGMQMASELKGEDRNVIAVIGDGAMSAGMAYEAMNNAGALDSRLIVILNDNDMSIAPPTGAMSAYLARLISGKTFLSLRDAAKQLAHQLPRFFKEKAAKAEEFARSFVTGGTLFEELGFYYVGPIDGHNLEHLLPILKNVRDTDKGPILVHVVTQKGKGYAPAEHASDKYHGVSRFDVVTGTQLKPPSNAPSYTKIFGQSLAKEGAKDKKIVAVTAAMPSGTGIDIFEEQFPDRTFDVGIAEQHAVTFAAGLACEGLKPFCAIYSTFLQRAYDQVVHDVAIQNLPVRFPIDRAGFVGADGPTHAGAFDIGFMASLPNMVVMAASDEAELVHMVATARAYDDGPIAFRYPRGEGVGVEIPEEGVPLEIGKGRIVKQGSKVAILSLGTRLAASLDAAERLEGYGLSTTVADARFAKPLDRDMILKLAGTHDMLITIEEGAVGGFGSQVLHLLAAEGALDGSLKIRSLTMEDHYTSHGKPDVMYKENGLDADGIIRAVFEALGKDLNAAIEAGEMA; translated from the coding sequence TTGTCCAAGACCCCCACGCTCGACAGTATCAAGTCCATCGAAGATATCCGTTCAATGGATATGGAGCAGCTCAAGGCGCTCGCGGATGACGTGCGCACCGAGACCATTGATGCGGTATCGGTGACTGGCGGTCACTTGGGGGCAGGGCTTGGCGTCGTAGAATTGACCGTGGCATTGCACCATGTGTTCAACACGCCCAATGATCGTGTCATCTGGGATGTCGGCCATCAGTCCTATCCGCACAAAATTCTCACCGGCCGCCGTGATCGCATCCGCACCTTGCGGCAGCCGGGTGGGCTTTCCGGCTTTACCAAGCGGTCCGAGAGCGAATTTGATCCCTTTGGCACCGGCCACAGTTCGACCTCCATTTCGGCGGGGCTGGGCATGCAGATGGCTTCTGAACTGAAGGGCGAAGACCGCAATGTGATCGCCGTGATCGGCGACGGGGCCATGAGCGCCGGTATGGCTTATGAAGCCATGAACAATGCCGGGGCGCTCGACAGCCGCCTGATCGTCATTCTCAACGACAATGACATGTCCATTGCGCCGCCGACCGGAGCCATGAGCGCCTATCTGGCGCGCCTTATTTCCGGCAAGACCTTCCTCTCCCTGCGCGATGCCGCCAAACAGCTGGCCCATCAACTGCCGCGATTCTTCAAGGAAAAGGCTGCAAAAGCCGAAGAATTTGCCCGTTCTTTTGTGACCGGAGGCACGCTGTTCGAGGAGCTGGGCTTCTATTATGTCGGCCCGATTGATGGGCACAATCTGGAGCATCTGCTGCCGATCCTGAAAAATGTGCGCGATACGGACAAGGGCCCCATTCTGGTGCATGTGGTCACCCAGAAGGGCAAGGGCTATGCGCCTGCCGAGCATGCCAGCGACAAATATCATGGCGTCAGCCGCTTTGATGTGGTCACCGGCACCCAGCTCAAGCCGCCCAGCAACGCGCCCAGCTACACCAAGATTTTCGGCCAAAGCCTCGCCAAGGAAGGCGCCAAGGACAAGAAGATCGTCGCGGTGACCGCCGCCATGCCGTCAGGCACCGGCATCGATATCTTCGAAGAGCAGTTCCCAGATCGCACCTTCGATGTTGGCATCGCCGAGCAGCATGCCGTAACCTTTGCTGCGGGTCTTGCCTGCGAGGGGCTGAAGCCCTTCTGTGCGATCTATTCCACCTTCCTGCAGCGGGCCTATGATCAGGTGGTCCATGATGTGGCCATCCAGAATCTGCCAGTGCGCTTTCCTATCGACCGGGCAGGCTTTGTCGGTGCCGATGGTCCGACCCATGCGGGCGCCTTTGATATCGGGTTTATGGCGTCCCTGCCCAATATGGTGGTTATGGCCGCAAGCGATGAAGCCGAGCTGGTGCATATGGTTGCCACGGCGCGGGCCTATGATGATGGCCCGATTGCTTTCCGCTATCCGCGCGGAGAGGGCGTCGGGGTCGAAATCCCTGAAGAGGGAGTTCCGCTGGAAATCGGCAAGGGCCGCATCGTCAAACAGGGTAGCAAGGTCGCCATCCTGTCGCTGGGCACACGCCTTGCAGCAAGCCTTGATGCTGCCGAACGGCTTGAAGGCTATGGCCTTAGCACAACGGTAGCCGATGCACGCTTCGCCAAGCCTCTGGACCGGGATATGATCCTGAAGCTGGCTGGTACCCACGATATGCTGATCACCATTGAGGAAGGGGCCGTGGGTGGCTTTGGCTCTCAGGTGCTGCATCTTCTGGCAGCCGAGGGTGCGTTGGATGGTTCCTTGAAGATCCGCTCCCTGACCATGGAAGACCACTATACCAGCCATGGCAAACCCGATGTCATGTATAAGGAAAATGGTCTGGACGCCGATGGCATCATCCGCGCTGTATTTGAAGCTCTAGGCAAGGATCTCAATGCCGCTATCGAGGCGGGAGAAATGGCGTAA
- a CDS encoding DnaJ C-terminal domain-containing protein has translation MRDPYSVLGVSKSADEREIKSAFRKLAKKYHPDQNKSDPKAQEKFSEVNQAYEIIGDKEKRGKYDRGEIDAEGKEKFHGFAGGGNPFGGGGGNPFGAGGRGGNPFGGGSATEDIFSEIFGNMAGGGGRRAGGNPFGAGADPFSGGGHHGGQHRAQPQKGQDAEAKLSVSLEDLVSGDKRRVHLPTGKTLDMAVPKGVKDGQTIRMKGQGFESRTGPAGDALVTIQILPHKLFTVEETNIRLELPLTLYEAVLGAKVRIPTLEGKAEVKIPAGMSSGKSLRLKGKGLPDRDGKRGDLLVTAKIILPEGSDPGLRALMEDWQDTRPYRPRGPEFG, from the coding sequence ATGAGAGATCCATATAGCGTGCTTGGGGTGTCCAAGTCGGCGGATGAGCGCGAGATAAAGAGCGCGTTCCGTAAGCTTGCGAAGAAGTATCACCCCGATCAGAACAAGAGCGATCCCAAAGCGCAAGAAAAATTCTCCGAGGTCAATCAGGCCTACGAGATTATTGGTGACAAGGAAAAGCGCGGAAAATATGACCGTGGCGAGATAGACGCTGAAGGCAAGGAAAAATTTCATGGCTTCGCCGGTGGGGGCAACCCGTTCGGCGGTGGCGGCGGCAATCCCTTTGGTGCTGGCGGACGCGGTGGCAACCCGTTCGGTGGCGGCAGCGCAACGGAAGATATTTTCAGCGAAATCTTCGGTAACATGGCTGGCGGCGGCGGACGGCGCGCAGGCGGCAATCCGTTTGGCGCAGGGGCTGATCCCTTCAGCGGCGGCGGCCATCATGGTGGCCAGCATCGCGCCCAGCCTCAAAAAGGACAAGACGCCGAAGCTAAGCTGAGCGTAAGCCTTGAAGACCTTGTTTCCGGCGACAAACGGCGTGTGCATCTGCCAACCGGCAAGACGCTGGACATGGCCGTGCCCAAGGGCGTGAAAGATGGCCAGACCATCCGCATGAAAGGGCAAGGCTTTGAAAGCCGCACTGGTCCGGCAGGCGATGCGCTGGTCACGATCCAGATTCTGCCGCACAAGCTGTTCACGGTCGAGGAAACCAATATCCGTCTTGAATTGCCGCTGACGCTCTATGAAGCGGTGCTTGGCGCGAAGGTGCGCATTCCGACCCTTGAAGGCAAGGCAGAGGTCAAGATTCCTGCGGGCATGAGCTCGGGCAAAAGCCTGCGTCTTAAAGGCAAAGGGCTGCCCGACAGGGACGGCAAACGGGGTGACCTGCTGGTTACCGCCAAAATCATCCTGCCCGAAGGCTCCGATCCGGGCCTCAGAGCCCTGATGGAAGACTGGCAGGATACTCGGCCCTATCGTCCGCGTGGGCCAGAATTCGGCTAA
- a CDS encoding CidA/LrgA family protein, which translates to MRLSEDYPIIFKTPTGPERRKRGTQLLFYLTVILLCQLIGEALVTLFDLPVPGAVFGMAIMFIGLLIKGSVPDGLSSVGDTLLSHMSLLFIPAGVGIMVNAELIQREIVPIAVSLVISTFLCIAVTGLLMSWLTRNKSIGGYKE; encoded by the coding sequence TTGCGCCTGTCAGAAGATTATCCGATAATATTTAAGACCCCAACCGGTCCAGAAAGAAGGAAGAGAGGAACACAATTGCTCTTCTATTTAACAGTCATATTACTTTGCCAGCTGATTGGGGAAGCGTTAGTCACGCTCTTTGACCTTCCCGTTCCGGGCGCTGTTTTCGGAATGGCGATCATGTTTATCGGCTTGTTGATCAAGGGCTCTGTGCCCGATGGTCTTTCAAGTGTGGGCGATACGTTGCTTTCACACATGTCCCTCCTGTTCATTCCCGCAGGTGTCGGCATCATGGTCAACGCAGAGCTGATCCAGCGCGAAATAGTACCGATCGCTGTTTCGCTGGTTATCAGCACCTTTCTTTGTATCGCAGTCACGGGCCTCTTGATGAGCTGGCTCACCCGCAACAAATCAATCGGCGGGTATAAGGAGTAG
- a CDS encoding M42 family peptidase translates to MNIDLLRRLCETPGVPGREHRIRALIEKEAEGLFDEIYTDAMGSLVCTRFPTTEQEEGAVPERILLLCHMDEIGFLVSHISDKGFINIDPVGGFDPRTLFARRVLVCTNDGDYKGVMNPGGKGLHISTPEERKKLPEVTDFIVDLGMGETTKEKVKVGDYIVMDEPLLDMGEKVVSKALDNRIACWLGIEVIREMVEAKVAHDCEITVAFTAQEEVGLRGARTASFGIAPDVVIGVDTTLSCDTPGTPEKDTVTTQGKGVGLDIKDGSFIADIDLVEELEAVAAEKDIPVQRFILARGGQDGAAGQQAGSGTKAAALGVGTRYIHTVCEMIDKTDIQSAKDLLVTYLGKH, encoded by the coding sequence ATGAACATTGATCTTCTCCGTCGCCTTTGCGAAACCCCCGGTGTTCCGGGCCGCGAACATCGCATCCGCGCCCTGATTGAAAAAGAAGCCGAAGGCCTCTTTGATGAAATCTATACTGACGCCATGGGGTCGCTTGTCTGCACCCGTTTCCCGACAACCGAGCAGGAAGAAGGGGCCGTTCCTGAGCGCATCCTGTTGCTCTGCCACATGGACGAGATCGGCTTTCTCGTCAGTCACATCTCCGATAAGGGCTTCATCAATATCGACCCGGTGGGCGGGTTCGATCCACGCACCCTGTTTGCGCGCCGCGTGCTCGTCTGCACCAATGATGGCGACTATAAGGGCGTGATGAATCCGGGTGGCAAGGGCCTGCATATCTCCACTCCGGAAGAACGCAAGAAGCTGCCTGAAGTGACCGACTTCATCGTCGATCTGGGCATGGGTGAAACCACCAAGGAAAAAGTCAAGGTCGGCGACTATATCGTCATGGACGAGCCCCTGCTCGACATGGGCGAGAAAGTGGTCTCCAAGGCTCTGGACAACCGCATCGCCTGCTGGCTTGGCATCGAAGTGATCCGCGAGATGGTCGAAGCCAAGGTGGCTCATGATTGCGAGATCACTGTTGCCTTCACCGCGCAGGAAGAAGTCGGCCTCAGAGGTGCACGCACCGCAAGCTTCGGGATTGCTCCAGACGTGGTCATCGGGGTCGACACCACCCTTTCCTGCGACACGCCGGGCACCCCGGAAAAAGACACCGTCACCACTCAGGGCAAAGGCGTTGGTCTCGACATCAAGGACGGCTCCTTCATCGCCGATATCGATCTGGTGGAAGAACTCGAAGCCGTCGCTGCGGAAAAGGACATTCCGGTTCAGCGCTTCATCCTCGCCCGTGGTGGACAGGATGGGGCTGCCGGTCAGCAGGCCGGTTCCGGCACCAAGGCTGCAGCGCTCGGCGTTGGCACCCGCTACATTCACACCGTTTGCGAAATGATCGACAAGACCGATATCCAGTCTGCCAAGGACCTTCTGGTCACCTATCTTGGCAAGCACTGA
- a CDS encoding VOC family protein, with protein MNSEPPVIMAHVSVGTNDFPKARDFYKAVLETVGAKVIMEVDVPGEVGAIAFGKMFPEFWVQTPHDKQKASAGNGTHFAFLASSKEMVQAFWDKALEMGATPDGAPGPRPHYGEAYYGCFLRDLEGNKIEAMYWGAHDQFEA; from the coding sequence ATGAATAGTGAACCACCCGTCATCATGGCGCATGTTTCTGTGGGAACGAATGATTTTCCCAAGGCGCGAGATTTCTACAAGGCGGTTTTGGAAACCGTTGGCGCAAAAGTCATCATGGAAGTGGATGTGCCCGGAGAAGTCGGCGCCATTGCCTTTGGCAAGATGTTTCCCGAATTCTGGGTCCAAACGCCCCATGACAAGCAGAAAGCCAGCGCGGGGAATGGCACTCACTTCGCCTTTCTAGCCTCCAGCAAGGAAATGGTTCAAGCCTTTTGGGACAAAGCGCTGGAAATGGGAGCAACACCAGATGGTGCACCAGGCCCGAGACCTCATTATGGCGAGGCCTATTATGGCTGTTTCTTGCGTGACCTTGAGGGCAACAAGATAGAAGCGATGTATTGGGGTGCTCACGATCAGTTCGAAGCCTGA
- a CDS encoding SCO family protein, which yields MKKLIRTISWAMSLVMAIVLGFLVFSWYSEEMRVQQTQEGQTGVRIGGDFSLTDHTGKPVTYADFADKPMAIYFGYTFCPDVCPTTLSEMALWVEALGEDAKKMNFVFVTVDPERDTQEAIGDYVNAFFDQLIGLRGTREQTDAVIKAYRVYAKKVDDGSGDGDYVMDHTASVFLMKKGGAFSGTISFGETQDSAVEKLRNLIASAE from the coding sequence ATGAAAAAGCTGATACGCACCATTTCCTGGGCCATGAGCCTTGTCATGGCCATCGTATTGGGGTTTCTCGTCTTTTCCTGGTATAGCGAAGAAATGCGGGTTCAACAGACCCAAGAGGGCCAGACAGGTGTCCGGATCGGCGGTGACTTTTCGCTCACTGATCATACAGGCAAACCGGTTACCTATGCCGATTTTGCCGACAAACCAATGGCGATCTATTTCGGCTACACCTTCTGTCCGGATGTCTGCCCCACGACCTTGAGTGAAATGGCTCTTTGGGTAGAAGCATTGGGAGAAGACGCCAAGAAGATGAATTTTGTCTTTGTCACGGTGGATCCCGAGCGTGACACGCAGGAAGCCATAGGCGATTATGTGAACGCATTCTTTGATCAGCTCATCGGCCTCAGAGGAACGCGCGAGCAGACCGATGCTGTTATCAAGGCCTACAGAGTCTATGCCAAAAAGGTGGATGATGGCAGCGGCGATGGTGACTATGTCATGGATCATACCGCCTCGGTTTTTCTGATGAAAAAGGGCGGCGCCTTTTCCGGCACCATTTCATTTGGAGAAACACAAGACAGCGCGGTCGAAAAGCTGCGTAACCTGATCGCCAGCGCAGAATAG